The Papaver somniferum cultivar HN1 chromosome 3, ASM357369v1, whole genome shotgun sequence genome includes a region encoding these proteins:
- the LOC113359131 gene encoding putative F-box protein At1g53360 encodes MNIIPPFKKAYQYHYGPAYICNPITREYVMLPKSEGHYRWNRFGYTHSTSEYKVVRKNMSAKGDSNVRLVQIYTLGSGNGWRDVENVDMELKNVPLCAGVFANGALHWVDLQKGTIIAFHLTDKKFSELPSPPLLTQDGDPVYYSTKVAVLGDFLSVTYSRNAGACEIWLLKKKNKDNFNELSWSKEFSFGSFEIYISRPSGYTKSGRLLYYWHNHIYRYDPKDSSAKMDAKIWQVLSQYSSSTSLPGQRNLLLAG; translated from the exons ATGAATATAATCCCTCCATTTAAAAAAGCTTATCAATATCATTATGGACCTGCTTATATCTGTAATCCAATCACCAGAGAGTATGTTATGCTTCCAAAATCCGAAGGACATTACCGGTGGAATAGATTTGGTTACACTCATTCGACCAgtgagtacaaggttgttaggAAAAATATGTCTGCAAAAGGGGACTCAAATGTTAGACTTGTTCAGATATACACTCTTGGCAGTGGAAATGGATGGAGAGATGTGGAAAATGTAGACATGGAACTGAAAAATGTTCCACTATGTGCTGGTGTGTTTGcaaatggagctcttcattgggtGGACCTTCAGAAAGGAACCATAATTGCTTTCCATTTGACTGATAAGAAGTTCAGTGAGCTTCCATCGCCACCTTTGTTGACACAAGATGGCGATCCAGTTTATTATTCTACTAAAGTAGCGGTTTTAGGTGATTTTCTAAGTGTTACTTATTCTCGAAATGCCGGTGCTTGTGAAATAtggttattgaagaagaagaacaaagataATTTTAATGAGTTGAGCTGGAGTAAAGAGTTTAGTTTTGGGTCTTTTGAAATTTACATATCGCGACCGTCTGGGTATACGAAGAGCGGTAGGCTTCTGTACTATTGGCATAACCATATTTATAGGTACGATCCAAAAGATTCATCTGCCAAAATGGATGCCAAAATTTGGCAG GTTCTTTCTCAGTATTCTTCATCCACTTCTCTACCTGGGCAACGTAATTTGCTTCTTGCTGGTTGA